tattaCAAGTGATTGCCTGATGAAGCCTTTTGCACAGACTTCTATGTCTGCTTCCAAGAAAAGGCAAGCAGCTGCCTTCAGGGTCCATATCGATTGGAAGTTCCATGCATCATACAGCCATATACAGAACAGAATCATTTATCTTACACTTTTTTGTGAAACCAAACATACCTTTGTCTTTTGAAGCTATGTATCATAGCTGGTATGTCAATCTACAGTGATAAGCAGGCTAATAGATGTGgaatatttgaaaagaaaaatatatttgaagttGAGAGCAACTTCAAATTGGTGACAAAGTTCGGCTGAATGATAAAACTGATAAATATTGCAAACAGAGTGCTCTACTCAGCACACTCCTGCCTTTGACCTATTTTGTTGATTTTAgttcaagaaagaaagaaagaaagtagATGTGTTAAGTGCTGAGTATGAGTTGGGTGCCACCCTCCTGTATACTTCGCTCACTAGGGAGAAGTTCATTATCCAAAAGCAGACAGATGGAAGGAGGCCACAACTCCTCTGATCATTCCTAGTCTCTTCCAGCATTATGATATACATCATTTGCTTCCATATTTTCTTGCACCTGAAACACATtaattttcctctatttttcacatttagGGCCTCATCCTcatataattttgaaatgtgcAACTCTATTGAGTTGCACATATAAAAATTGTAATGAAGTTCATGATAATGAAGTGTAAGTAGCATAAAGcagtaagaaaataaaaagtatttccCTGTGCAGCAACACTTTACTACCTCACAATATCGACTGCATAAGTACATGGACAATTTAAGTGGACATACCAGTTTGAAGAAAGTATCTTTTTGCATTGTTTACAGGATCATCAGTATCTTCAggtgtgaaaaataatttcacagcTTTCACCTTAAaagtacaatttttttttcagttaaataTGAGTATTTGTCAGCTAAACAGGTAATTATGCATCTTAACATACTCTGCAAGCTCTCAAAATTCAGCTATTTATGTCAAAGTAAAATTCTCCCTTTCACAGAAGATCCCACGAACCACAGAACAATGTGTTGTGACCCTTCTTAGATTATAAAGAGGTTTTAGTCACCCAGAAAATGtaaaacagttttcaaaactCTGTGAGAAAACAGGTCACTTTCTTGGTCATCCAGTTCAAACTTCTTCACGTGAAATCATCATCATTCTATCTTGAATAGGAAGGTTCCTTCCATCCTGCATGCTTCATGCAAAATTTAGATTGAACACTTTCCACAGTCTCATACAAAGGGAAAAccttttcttaattttgttttttaatactGATGTGTATTAGGTTAGATGACACTGCAAGAAGGAAAACACTACAGTAATCTCTGCTACTTGCAATGTTTAGAGGAGCTGCTCGATTTTGCTAGCACTTCTACCAACCTGTGACACTGGCTCCTGTCCTCCTCTGTACTGGACTGTGCAAGCACATACTGGCACATTTTTAACATAAACAGTAATTCCTAcctattttaaattaaagtaACTAAGTTAAGACTAAGGATTTAAATCACAATTCCTCAGGGACTGGCACCTAGACCCGCTGCTATCTGATGTCAGATACATCAACAGCAACATTCATGGGCTGCCCTCAAATCTTGATTTTTGTATTTGAAAGATaaattttcttgatttttctcAGAATCACAACAAGATTAGAAGAAAAGGATACTCAAGTATCCTTTTGACTTTGTAGTGTCTAATGAGTCTTCTATCTGTGCCAAACACTATACCACATACACTGAAAAGTACATGACTCTTATCTGATTAATTATTACTTAATAAGCTCAGAACTGAAGAGTTTGGGAAAGTAGTCAAGCAATAATGGAAAGCAGAAATCTCTTCTATATGGCAGATAAACTACCACAGTATTGAAAAAGCAAATCCTTTCTTATGAACTTATGTGACATTTTCAAGAAGTAAACAGACCCCCAGCAGGATAAAGAAGCTACAGTTCGGAGGTGATCAGGACCATGAATAAACACTGTACGAAGACTGCTGCTTTTCAGAGTTCAAACCTTGTATGGAATGCAAGCACTTTCCTGCCAAGTGGCATGATGACAATCCCAATCACATTCCAATCACAGACAGAACTACCACCCCAGAACTATTTAAAGCTTCACTTGCTGTTTAAAAGAGGTTTTAGTTTCAGCATGAATATCTTCATGCTTATGTTGTTATCGAAACTGATCTAGCAATTGCTTCCAGCACACAGATGGATTTATCTCACAAATGGAACTGTTCACTGGGAAGGTCAACTGCAGTGCTAGATACTGCAACAGTAATATGAAATTCTCTTGACAGTAAGTACTCAAATTACAAAATGGAAATaccattttttccttcagtaaaGCCAATCCTATTTGATCTGTCTGAACAATTTGTCCTTGTCCAAATCGCTGAGGTCCGTAGTAATTCACAAAACCTTTTGTCTACAACGAGAAAGAATAAATATGTTACATGCATGAAAGTATTGGATATGATCAATAAGTCCAGGCAGACAACACACATACTTCTATATTTACATCAAAAATGTATAAAACCAGAATCAGAAGTTATATGAAAAGCAAAACTCATAATTCATTATGATATTTTGGCACTAAAAAGATATCTAAAAATATATCAAGTTCTACCATTGTCTTCACATTATTAAAAAGATCCCAggtaaatgaaacaaaattattccTATATAGttaattattataattacaACTACAGGTCAAGTCAAAGTAATTAAGCTTTTTAAATGTGTCAGATTATGGAATCTCTACTGAAGCAAATGTAGCACAGCTAATGAACAGTAAGCActgagcatttttttttttctaaaaacacAAATCTTTTTAACATGAGATAATTTCTGTGATTACTGCAATATAATGGTCAAAAGTGAACACTTCTGCTAACTGGGATTTTAAATCTCATGAGTTCTAGGTCACACATGAGAAGTAAAATCACAGTCATGAGACCCAAGGAGAACACCCTTTTCTAGAAAATAGTAAATATACATGGAGCAGACAAACACAAAACACGTATTTGTTTTGCAAATGGTTATTAGGTTCAAATTTTATAATCTTGCTTTGGACACCTATAGGTCCCATACACAATTTTGCTTTCACAGaagatgaaaaatgcatattttggaTTAATATGTATCCTGTTTTGTCATTTATCTTCTGACCAGTAAAGTAAATCTAATAAAGCATGACACACAATCATGGGaatttgggtttattttccaaacagaaaaataaaacaagtcagatggagcaaaaaaaaaagcattatagTACCAGCTGAATGCTTTTCTTAATAGtagaattaattttcaaaatatgtgTAATGTATTTTGCTTTTGCACACTGGGTATTTTTCATTCAAGACTTTATTCCTGTATTCATCTTCTTAAAGCAATTTAAATTATAGTTATTACTTCAAAAGATAGGGTAAGAAAATCAGTACTGCAAAAAGCATTTACAGTTTTTCCCTTCcattatttgcttttatttttcttggtggTTTAAGAATGTCTGATGATTGGAGTTTCCTTCAGGGACTAAGGAAAGCAGAATCAAAATCCACTGCATTTCAGGGGAGTCTTCTTTCTCAGAAATGGACACTCCACATATGTTCATACCACAAAAGCTTTTCATCCAAGCCAACCATGCACGTTCCTCACATGACCAAAAAAGGCAACCAGCAGTGATGTGCAGTGAGCCTATGTGTGTATGTACAGCTATCCCATACACATTAGATGGATGTGTCAGTACATTGCTTCCCCTTCATCTGCCACAGTGAGACCCATCACTTGGCTcaccccagctctgtgcagcaaACCTCTTATATCCATTCTCATTTGTTACTGAATTCCCCTTTTGCTGCACCACTCTGGGGTCTCCAGTCTGAAACACAGAATCAATCCACTTGCAATCCGTTCTTGGGAGGCAATTTTACTCTTGATTCTCTAAGTAATGCAGGAACAATATAAAACTGCAAAAAGCACCAAACTTGGGAAATAGTGCAATTACTGTGTTATTACAAGCATTTTCCTTAAAAGCACTTTTTATAAGAGCAAACAATTAAAACTCTGTTCATTATCAGCAACCATGAGTCTTTCTTACCTTAACACTTTCCACTGCTTCAGCTATTCTCTCCTTCAAATCTGCAGAAGAGTCATGACTGTGGTGCTGGAGATCTCTCACAATTATGTCGAAGTGATTGCCCTTCAGCTGACCAAGTCTGAGGTGCTGGTATGCTGGACGGATGTTGTGTATTTTCATaccctttttttccattttgtttccAAGCTCCTTCAACCTGAATGAATAATTGGGAGAAATTATGAACCATCCTCTACTAAAGCTATACAACTTCTAATGGATGTCTTGTTCATCTTTGCACCAATACAAAAAACACTTAATAAAATGGGATGCAAAACAATTATTATGAGAAAACCAAATCAAATGGAGAGATAGAAGTCTTAAAATTTAGTTATAATCcagaaatactttttaaatgATTGGCATTTTTATGATACTGACAGACGCTGGAATTAAGCAATTCATGTAACTTTCTCAGAGTAACTGCACTGAATTGTTAATTTTTTCAATTGATAAGCTAGTTACTTTTTTACTCTTTACTCCTCAAAACCTgtttttcattaaagaaaaaggaaaataaaaggtaaTGTGCTCTAGCAGCCTCCAAAACACAACTGCTCTTTCTCTGTCAGACTTAACAAAAACAAATTCAGTGCACTGATTCTCTGGGTGTGCTCACACATGCTTGTAATTGGAAACACAGCTGACAGTTCAAATATTTACCCTTTAAAATATCCACTCAATCTCTTTGTTCTTAAAAGAACTTCTTTGTAAATAAGAGTCATTCAAATCAAAGGAAAATTTCAGCATAAGAGCTTGAATCCTAAGCAATATTTTAATAACTTCATAAACTGttcatttatgaaaaatatttctttctcttgctGTGTGGATGCACTTACCTATTTTTCTTCATCATTAAAACACTAACACAAAGTTTTGCTAATTATCTCCTGAACAACTGGCCTTACAGTCCAGTTTGCAGTGAAGTTTTACCATTGGCTTGAATGCCAAGTTTCATATTCCCTAAAGCCACAAAAGATTAAAGTAATTTCCACTGTGTTCTGTACAGGCAAGGGGAAGACACATCAGTAAGAATATTTCAAGAGATCATACCACGTTGATACTTATTAACACCAAAAACTACGTGCTAAACTGCTCGTACCCAGATTTTAAGTACCTCTCAGGAGTCACCTTTTTCACCACCATAGGCTGCAAAGTGATTGCCTTCTTATCTTTGATGCCAGTGTAACTGAAGTCTGAAGGAAGAACATCAAGTTCAGCTGCCAACAAGCCGATTGCTTCTAGTGTTTCCAGGTTTTCTTTCTGAAGGGTGAAAGCTGGAACAATCATTTCAGAATTATTAGAAACTTGCCTTTATGTTTGAGTGTTCTGCCATGACAAATGGGCAGGTTCTTCCCCTCAGACTTTAACAGCATGAAAACTCTAAAGAAACTGCCCTCCTACCCCACAAAACTAAATCAAATGAGACTTTTacagcacagaaggaaaaaaaatatatacacaaAACTCAGACCAACCAAAAACCCTGATGCCTTTAAAAAGAGTACCTTATAAAAGGCAACACAATTCAACAGACATGCATGGACGTATTGCAGGAAACATTCTCTGTGTCAGAGAATACTTTGTAGAGTGAGATCGTAAGTCAAATGTGACCTTACAAACTTGTTCAGTATCTAGATGCAGCTCCTAAAATCCCACAATTACATTCAAGGGAAAGCTATCACCCTGGGAATGCCACAGAGTTAGTTAGTGGCTCCAATTAAAAGAACTGTAACCATTATCAGGGAGCAGTTTATGCCAAATCCCTGCAGTAACTTGATTCCTCCACTTCATTCTCCAGGGATGTAACACCACTGCATTGATAATGATTCATTTCAACTTGACAGACCTGTGTGTCATATAAAAATGATCCTGAGTACCAGTCTGATCTACAGAACACCATTAATAACCTGCCACCTAcactaaaaatgtatttacctGTATAAACATCTTGCTTCTCCTGAAAACCACCAGCACATCTTTTTCTGGACCCACTTTTTCCTCGAAACCGTACCGTTATTGATGTATTTGGCTGATCATTGACATCTGTCGTGGTAAAAGATTTTGTTTCTAAAAGCTTTCCAAATTTTCTATTGATAAAGTGGTGAACTGTTTTTCTGTGCTCTTTGTTTCCATCAGGCTCAAAGGAAAACGTAGAATTTTCTAACTTGGCATctaaaaatttaaagaaatcaCTCGTTTCCTTTTCAGTCACTAATTGACAAAGTTCTCTGTAATCAGGATTCCCTTTTACAATCATTTCATTGTCTTTTGTAAGAGTGAGTAGAAAGGGGAATTTCTGCCTAACAGCACTGTGTAAATCTGCTCGAATTTTCTTGTCCAGCCTAGGTCCTAGCGAGAACTCCCTAGCACCAGCATCCGCGCTGTTTTCCAAGCCCCACGCATCCTTCACGTCGCAGGCAAATTTGCCGAGCAGTTCGCTCGCGGGCTCGCCGAGCAGGGACTCCAACACAGGGGCCCGCCCGAGGCCGGACTGCAGCCCGGGCTCTGCCTCACGCTCGCTCGTGCCCGGGCACGCGGCAcagccgccgcccgcccggccgggGCCGCTCGGCTCCGTCCTGCGCCTCTTGGGCTCCCCGGGACGCGGGCTGCTCCGCAGCAGCTCAGCTCGGCAGTCCCCGAGGAGGAGCTCGGGCGCCTCGAGCTCCGTCACCACGAAGTCGCTCGGCGAGTTTTTGATGGTGCCGCGGAAGCCGGCGTGCTCGCCCAGGTAACTGAAGGAGGGCAGCATGGCTGCGGCCTGCCTGCTCCCGCCGGGCCGCAGAGGAACACGGCGCGGGGCGGAACAGCATCAGCTGCTACCAGGAAGGCTGCTGAagggcagggaggcagggacGGACGGACGGATGGATGCAGGGACGCAGGCTGGGAGCGAGGCAcagacggacagacagacagacagacaggcgGGAGCGCTGCGGCCCCGGAAgccgccgccagggggcgccacGACCTCCTCCCCCCCGCTTCCCATCAACGGGGCCCAAGGACGTTACCAAGTTCCCCAGGGCCGGGGGGGGGAAAGACAACGAGACAACGAGCCCCCCTCCTCGTGGCCAGACATGGGGCGTGCCGGGGGCGGGGTCCCCTTCGGCCGCCTATGGGATGACGAGGTGGGAGAGCGCTTCCGCTGTGTCATCACCGCGCCGGTGACGTCAGCGGCACCGGCGGGCTGGGCCCCGCCCCCTTAAAGGGGAAGCGTTAAAGGCGGAGGGGAAGCGGGGCCCGCGGGCCGGGAGCGACGGTGAGGCGTGAGGGGCCCCGGCGGCGCCGGCTCCGCCCCGGTGCGGGGTGCAGGGGGCGCTCGCAGCCGGGAACGGTGGGCGGGGGCGGGTGTGGGCCATGGCTGCGCGGCCGCTTCCCGGCGCCCCGCAGGGATAACGCTGTGTCCCGCCAGGAGCGGAGGATGGGCGAGCCCGTGACGGAGTCCACGTTCGTCCGCTGCCTGAGCTACGGGCTCGTGCGGCGGCTGGCAGAGCTCATCGACCCGCAGGAAGGGTGGAAGAAGCTTGCGGTGGATATAACCAGCCCGTGCGGTGACAGCAGATACAGCCAGGCGCACATAAGGTCCTCCACCAAAGCCCCGTAACCTCAACCCGTGCATTTCAACACAAACACCTTGTTAACCCCGCTTCCCGTCCCATCGCCGTAACTCGCTGCACTTCCTGTGCTGTGGGCACCTGTGTCTGACAGTCCCTTTCCTTAGGGAATGCAAGTAATTACTCCTAATTTTACTGCAGCTCAGGTTTTAAGCAAACCTCAGGAAATTGACTGAAGAAATTAGGATTAATTAGAATACACACATAGGTATTTTTAGCAATACAGCACGGGCTGCATAACTTTGTATACCCTAAAGACTAGTAGGCATTGATGTTATGGTGCCCAAGAGAGAGCTGTGCTGTAACTCCTAATTCACTGCTTCCAAGAAAATGCCCAATAAATGTGGGGAGCCCAAGGCCTAAAACTAACAAGTTTACTTGAGGAGTAATGCTTGCAATATTTTATAAGTACCTCATTGCTTGAAAGGCTTGTTGAATCTTCGTTGAAGCTGTTTCAAAGACTATGGGGTTTTTAGATGCTGTATCATCTTGGATTTCCAGTCTTTTCTAGTAATGGTGGCATTAAATCTTTGTTCTTCtttcaataataataataaattgtcTAGGGTCCATATTATATTATTGAAGATTTGTGGTCTTTGCAGtacattcagattttttttcaatgtggatttttcttgtcaTTTGCCTTTAATCTCTTTCCCTTCATGCTTCTtcagataatttttctttttttttaatactggtCTTAATATTTACCTTTTAAGGAGATTTGAGGCATTTGTACAGATGGGAAAGAGCCCCACCTGTGAATTGCTTTATGACTGGGGAACCACAAACTGTACAGTTGCTGATCTTGTGGATCTGCTGATAAGGAATCAGTTCCTAGCACCAGCAAGCCTTTTGCTTCCAGGTAACTTGTTGCTCTTGGACATTTTGTACTGTGTTCTCAGTTTTCTAAGATGCTAAAGAACTTCACACTAATTTGAAAATCGGAAAGGATTAGGTTAAAATAACCAAAAGTGAATatattttccacttttttaTCATTTGTAATAACAGTTTAAGTAAGTGTTTCAAGTTTCAATAAGAGTGCTGGAGTTTACACATAGTGGCACAATATAACCTGGTTAACAATATAACATATTTATGTGTCTCctaattttcaaaaatactgGCATTAACATTACTTAGTTTTTCTCTGGTTCCTAATGTAGTTAACGCTTTTTCTAAATTCCCTTTTCAGAAGCTGTAAGGATGCCACAGGAAGTTACATTACCTCTTTCTTCACAGGAAACCTTGCCTATACATGAGAAACAACTACctgtacaagaaaaaaaagtggcaTCTGTAAAGCCTGCTTTAGCTCAGAGTACTGAGAAGCAGCATTCAGATTCTTCCTGCTCAGGTGAAGAAAACAGCAGCTCACAGTCCAGTAACACAGGTAGACATTCACTTTGGTAAAATTCAgtgctatttttttttgctgatgtCTTCTTCACCCATGTGAAATAAATCATGGTGGTGCATGAGAGTGATGACTCTCTTCCTGTTATGGTGCATCTGTGGGAAACAGCATCTTGCCAAAAAATCACCTACTTTGAGGGAAAACTTAACTGTTAATTAAATTGCAACTTCTTTTTTGACACACATAATCCTGTTGTGCTTTTCCAATACCTGTTTTATAGACTGTTCAGCATCTCATGCTTTGAAACAAGGTTTTGTATGTCAGAAATTACGAAGAATGCTGGAGAAAAAATGGCTGAAGAAGGCATTTTAGGAATGTGTGTGGTTGGTCTGTTCTTTCCTAAAGGTTCATATTTGGGTTGCTGCCAGGAACATGATGTAACGTTGGTGTATTTTTTATATATGAGGCAGTGTGGCTCTCTCTGTGATCTCAGAAATTAATGTACACATTTAATTTCTGCTACCTGTATTACAAGTATGAATCAAAAATACAATCAGATGCGTGCTACAGTGTTAGTTGTGAAGAAAATGATGGACAGGTAATTGTGTATGTTCATCTGCCTTCCTTTTGTGTTTCTGGTATCTTCATCACAGAGCTGGAAGTAGGGCTCCACTATGTCAGGTTTTGTGCAGTAGCAAGTTTTTGTTTCAAGAGAACTGAAACAGAAAACCTTGTTCCTTAAGTGAAAACATAGTTTTATGCTAAATATCAATGTCTTTCAGATTTCCAGAATTTTTTGTTTCATGACTTGGAAAGCATTACAAATAATTTTGATGTGCGACCAGAATCAGCTGGAGGTAATAAACTGGGAGAAGGTGGCTTTGGCATTGTGTTCAAAGGCTACATCAATGGCAAAAACGTGGCTGTCAAGAAGCTCATTGCTGTGAGTTGTCCTgggtttttctcattttaatgaCTGTGTACTTTATAGAATAGACTTGTTTATCTTGTTTATTGTGAAAAGCGTTCAATGATACATTTCAAAAAGCATTGTGACCATGTTACACATTAGTTGGATTAAGAAATTTATCCTTACTCCCATCAGAGTTGCAAGTCAGCAGAGTTCACAGGAGCCaattcttgccttctctgtgGTTGTCCTTTGAGGAGCCAAGCGAGTTGTTGGGAAGAGCAGAGTGCTTCCCCAGTTGTTTTCCCCTCACTCTCAAGAAGTGCCAGAAGAGAAGGGATCCTAAGGTGGTTTCCATTTCAGATTAGGATGGCTGAGATTCACAAGCTAAATTGTCAGAATTTCAGTCTTCATAACCATTGTTTTGTGTGAATATTGAATTTGGTAATTAAGTGCTATTAGGGTGTGATTGCAATGAATAGAGTAAGTTGTTGATTGCTGAAACTGGATCCATTTATCCAGTTATACAGTGTTCCAAGGAATTTAAAGTCATGTTCTGATACTTTATTTTTGAACTGAGTAGAAGGTGTATTGTGAAAAGTTAACTAAGAATGGCttgcaattcttttttttttttaatgaactgtGCATTTATTATGACCCAATGATGTTAATATCAAATACTTCTTTTTATAGATGGTTGATGTTAGTGTTCAGGAGTTGAAACAGCAGTTTGAGCAAGAAATAAACATGATGGCAAAGTGAGTACATCATTATATAATTTTTGTCTTTCTAACATAACAATTTGCTGAAAATGTTTGCTGAAAACGTTTACTGAAAATGTTTAACTGAAAATGTTTCTTATACAGCACAAGcacattttgtttgttttaaaacatcGCCACACAAACCTGGCTTTGTGCAGTAGAGGTGAAACAAGTCATTGGGAATCAAGTTCCCCTCTACCTTGTGTTT
The nucleotide sequence above comes from Passer domesticus isolate bPasDom1 chromosome 5, bPasDom1.hap1, whole genome shotgun sequence. Encoded proteins:
- the IRAK4 gene encoding interleukin-1 receptor-associated kinase 4 isoform X2, translated to MGEPVTESTFVRCLSYGLVRRLAELIDPQEGWKKLAVDITSPCGDSRYSQAHIRRFEAFVQMGKSPTCELLYDWGTTNCTVADLVDLLIRNQFLAPASLLLPEAVRMPQEVTLPLSSQETLPIHEKQLPVQEKKVASVKPALAQSTEKQHSDSSCSGEENSSSQSSNTDFQNFLFHDLESITNNFDVRPESAGGNKLGEGGFGIVFKGYINGKNVAVKKLIAMVDVSVQELKQQFEQEINMMAKCQHENLVELLGFSSDGAQPCLVYEYMPNGSLLDRLACLIFTCLSLFLIKDETPPIPWNMRCKIVQGTANGINFLHENNHIHRDIKSANILLTETYVPKISDFGLARASVTFTQTIMTERIVGTAAYMAPEALRGEITPKSDIFSFGVVLLEIITGLPPVDENREPQLLLSIKDEIEDEEATIEDYVDEKMSDWDVPSIHKMYSIADRCLNDKKNRRPDIKMVQQQLQEIKT
- the IRAK4 gene encoding interleukin-1 receptor-associated kinase 4 isoform X1 produces the protein MGEPVTESTFVRCLSYGLVRRLAELIDPQEGWKKLAVDITSPCGDSRYSQAHIRRFEAFVQMGKSPTCELLYDWGTTNCTVADLVDLLIRNQFLAPASLLLPEAVRMPQEVTLPLSSQETLPIHEKQLPVQEKKVASVKPALAQSTEKQHSDSSCSGEENSSSQSSNTDFQNFLFHDLESITNNFDVRPESAGGNKLGEGGFGIVFKGYINGKNVAVKKLIAMVDVSVQELKQQFEQEINMMAKCQHENLVELLGFSSDGAQPCLVYEYMPNGSLLDRLACLDETPPIPWNMRCKIVQGTANGINFLHENNHIHRDIKSANILLTETYVPKISDFGLARASVTFTQTIMTERIVGTAAYMAPEALRGEITPKSDIFSFGVVLLEIITGLPPVDENREPQLLLSIKDEIEDEEATIEDYVDEKMSDWDVPSIHKMYSIADRCLNDKKNRRPDIKMVQQQLQEIKT
- the PUS7L gene encoding pseudouridylate synthase PUS7L isoform X1, which gives rise to MLPSFSYLGEHAGFRGTIKNSPSDFVVTELEAPELLLGDCRAELLRSSPRPGEPKRRRTEPSGPGRAGGGCAACPGTSEREAEPGLQSGLGRAPVLESLLGEPASELLGKFACDVKDAWGLENSADAGAREFSLGPRLDKKIRADLHSAVRQKFPFLLTLTKDNEMIVKGNPDYRELCQLVTEKETSDFFKFLDAKLENSTFSFEPDGNKEHRKTVHHFINRKFGKLLETKSFTTTDVNDQPNTSITVRFRGKSGSRKRCAGGFQEKQDVYTAFTLQKENLETLEAIGLLAAELDVLPSDFSYTGIKDKKAITLQPMVVKKVTPERLKELGNKMEKKGMKIHNIRPAYQHLRLGQLKGNHFDIIVRDLQHHSHDSSADLKERIAEAVESVKTKGFVNYYGPQRFGQGQIVQTDQIGLALLKEKMVKAVKLFFTPEDTDDPVNNAKRYFLQTEDAKGTLVMLPEFKVREKMLLRALNRYGVNDEGCTKGWLNIPHSLRIFYVHAYCSKIWNEAASYRLKTYGSKVVEGDLVFLEENDENISLNDKVHVVTASEESANKYSIYQVVLPMVGHSIKYPSNKVGQWYHERLSKDELELCKFRVSPLQLNIPGCYRLILKNVQNLSYFLESSEKEIKIEDNHLNDLEVSLHISFDLDPSCYATVCLREIMKCDF
- the PUS7L gene encoding pseudouridylate synthase PUS7L isoform X2, with the translated sequence MLPSFSYLGEHAGFRGTIKNSPSDFVVTELEAPELLLGDCRAELLRSSPRPGEPKRRRTEPSGPGRAGGGCAACPGTSEREAEPGLQSGLGRAPVLESLLGEPASELLGKFACDVKDAWGLENSADAGAREFSLGPRLDKKIRADLHSAVRQKFPFLLTLTKDNEMIVKGNPDYRELCQLVTEKETSDFFKFLDAKLENSTFSFEPDGNKEHRKTVHHFINRKFGKLLETKSFTTTDVNDQPNTSITVRFRGKSGSRKRCAGGFQEKQDVYTAFTLQKENLETLEAIGLLAAELDVLPSDFSYTGIKDKKAITLQPMVVKKVTPERLKELGNKMEKKGMKIHNIRPAYQHLRLGQLKGNHFDIIVRDLQHHSHDSSADLKERIAEAVESVKTKGFVNYYGPQRFGQGQIVQTDQIGLALLKEKMVKAVKLFFTPEDTDDPVNNAKRYFLQTEDAKGTLVMLPEFKVREKMLLRALNRYGVNDEGCTKGWLNIPHSLRIFYVHAYCSKIWNEAASYRLKTYGSKVVEGDLVFLEENDENISLNDKG